A window of Deltaproteobacteria bacterium contains these coding sequences:
- a CDS encoding mannose-1-phosphate guanylyltransferase: MDHAVVMAGGSGTRFWPESRALRSKQFLDLTGGGPMIRETLSRLAPVVPPDRLWVVAGRKDAPHLSPAALGIPKGNILLEPEGKNTGPAIALAAARISRKDPDAVILATPADHAIADVPAFRAVIRKGLRLARETGRIVTLGVPPTHPATGYGYIERGRPFPGRIRGAFRVARFAEKPDLTKAKRFLRSGRFDWNSGVFLFRADTFADRLARFLPEVDRGIRKAFQGDARGFDRRIRDAYRRMPSVSVDYGILEKEQGILVLPANVGWSDLGTWRSLHEFLDGTGGNVTFGDVVLAECRNTLVRTDGGVVAVLGMDDVVVVRSGDAVLVCPRSRSEEVKRMAEEVRRRYPALA; encoded by the coding sequence ATGGATCACGCGGTCGTGATGGCCGGTGGATCGGGAACGCGGTTCTGGCCGGAGAGCCGGGCGCTCCGCTCGAAGCAGTTCCTGGACCTGACCGGCGGCGGACCGATGATCCGGGAAACGCTGTCCCGCCTGGCGCCCGTCGTCCCCCCGGATCGGCTCTGGGTCGTCGCCGGGAGGAAGGACGCCCCGCACCTCTCCCCCGCCGCGCTCGGCATCCCGAAGGGGAACATCCTCCTCGAGCCGGAGGGGAAAAACACCGGCCCGGCGATCGCCCTGGCCGCGGCCCGCATCTCCCGCAAGGACCCCGACGCGGTGATCCTGGCCACGCCGGCGGACCACGCCATCGCGGACGTCCCGGCATTTCGCGCCGTGATCCGCAAGGGGCTGCGCCTGGCGCGCGAGACCGGCCGGATCGTCACCCTCGGAGTGCCGCCGACCCACCCGGCCACCGGGTACGGGTACATCGAGCGGGGCAGGCCGTTCCCCGGGAGGATCCGGGGAGCCTTCCGGGTGGCGCGGTTCGCGGAGAAACCGGATCTCACCAAGGCGAAGCGGTTCCTCCGCTCCGGCCGGTTCGACTGGAACAGCGGCGTGTTCCTTTTCCGGGCCGACACCTTCGCGGACCGCCTCGCGCGATTCCTCCCCGAAGTCGACCGCGGGATCCGGAAGGCGTTCCAGGGGGACGCCCGGGGATTCGACCGGAGGATCCGGGACGCGTACCGGCGCATGCCGTCGGTCTCCGTCGACTACGGGATCCTGGAGAAGGAGCAGGGGATCCTGGTGCTGCCGGCGAACGTGGGGTGGAGCGACCTGGGGACGTGGCGCTCCCTGCACGAATTCCTGGACGGGACGGGCGGGAACGTCACCTTCGGGGACGTGGTCCTGGCGGAGTGCCGGAACACCCTGGTCCGAACGGACGGCGGCGTGGTCGCGGTGCTCGGGATGGACGACGTGGTGGTGGTGCGGAGCGGGGACGCGGTGCTGGTGTGCCCGCGGTCCCGGTCGGAAGAGG
- a CDS encoding DUF502 domain-containing protein: MLANLKKSFLTGVFVLVPLVVSVALLLWFFEKMDNLFSPVVDGFVRAAVPGTDHIPGTGILAGLVIILLLGFLARNVVGKSLLDALDRLIQRIPGYRTVYSTIKQLTNAFSPESTKSFKEVLLVEFPGKGLFALGFRTMTVEEGERRLVVVYVPTNNLYLGEVLFLPEEDVVRLEMSVEQAVRILMSGGIAAPQELRRARPAGG, encoded by the coding sequence GTGCTCGCCAACCTGAAAAAAAGTTTCCTGACCGGCGTGTTCGTCCTTGTTCCGCTCGTCGTGTCGGTGGCGCTGCTCCTGTGGTTCTTCGAGAAGATGGACAATCTCTTCTCCCCCGTCGTCGACGGTTTCGTCCGGGCGGCCGTTCCCGGGACCGACCACATCCCGGGCACGGGGATCCTCGCCGGCCTGGTCATCATCCTGCTGCTCGGATTTCTCGCCCGGAACGTCGTCGGGAAGAGCCTTCTCGACGCCCTCGACCGGCTGATCCAGCGGATTCCCGGATACCGGACCGTCTACTCGACCATCAAGCAGCTCACCAACGCCTTCTCCCCCGAGAGCACGAAATCGTTCAAGGAAGTGCTCCTGGTGGAGTTCCCGGGGAAGGGGTTGTTCGCCCTGGGTTTTCGCACCATGACGGTGGAGGAGGGGGAGCGCCGCCTGGTGGTGGTCTACGTCCCCACGAACAACCTGTACCTCGGAGAGGTGCTCTTCCTGCCGGAGGAGGACGTGGTGCGCCTGGAGATGTCCGTGGAGCAGGCGGTCCGGATCCTGATGTCCGGGGGGATCGCCGCGCCGCAGGAGCTGCGCCGGGCCAGGCCGGCGGGCGGGTGA
- a CDS encoding cupin domain-containing protein, whose product MHGFWKPEGIAPKTLAPGVTARIASGEKLMFSLVTLEPDAVVPTHSHPHEQMGMMVSGTMEFTIAGETRQLAGNELYLVPGGVPHAAKAGPGGAVALDAFSPPREEYR is encoded by the coding sequence ATGCACGGTTTCTGGAAACCGGAAGGAATCGCGCCGAAGACGCTCGCGCCGGGGGTGACCGCGAGGATCGCGTCGGGGGAGAAGCTGATGTTCTCCCTGGTCACCCTGGAACCGGACGCGGTCGTGCCGACCCACTCCCACCCGCACGAGCAGATGGGGATGATGGTGTCGGGGACGATGGAGTTCACGATCGCGGGCGAGACGCGGCAGCTCGCCGGGAACGAGCTGTACCTCGTCCCCGGAGGCGTGCCCCACGCGGCGAAGGCGGGGCCCGGGGGGGCCGTGGCGCTCGACGCCTTCTCCCCTCCGCGGGAGGAGTACCGGTAA
- the larA gene encoding nickel-dependent lactate racemase → MSSREKAILRYGPTGQRVPEGVFRRFDVLAAKLPPLPPSEEAQIARRIARPIGALPLSRLVRKGDRVAVPISDVTRYSATEKFLPFLLRETDAAGVPRNRVTLFVARGTHRPMTDGELRDAIGPEIDSGVRVEQSDPEGELLELGRTSRGTRVQVCRRVMEHERIVLTGTISFHYFAGFGGGRKALVPGCAGRGTAHQTHFRVFRPDGTGKDPMARPGVLAGNPVHEDLVEAVSMASPAFLVNSLLTPGKRLFDLVAGHWQKAHEEGCALYARHFRVRVQKRYPLVIASAGGFPKDINLIQAHKALDNAFLATSSGGVLILLAECPDGFGSPNFFPWFRFREPDALERELRANYQIYGQTAHALLVKTRACRVILVSSLSPDDVEAMGMAPATNLAEAIRAAKRFLGELPVPLVIPDAGYVLPDPAN, encoded by the coding sequence GTGTCGTCGCGCGAGAAAGCCATCCTCCGGTACGGGCCTACGGGGCAACGGGTCCCCGAAGGGGTCTTCCGCCGGTTCGACGTGCTGGCGGCGAAGCTCCCGCCGCTTCCCCCGTCGGAGGAGGCCCAGATCGCGCGCCGGATCGCGCGTCCGATCGGAGCGCTGCCGCTGTCGCGCCTCGTGCGGAAGGGAGACCGCGTGGCCGTCCCGATCTCGGACGTCACCCGGTACAGCGCGACGGAGAAGTTTCTCCCGTTCCTCCTCCGCGAGACCGACGCCGCCGGTGTCCCGCGGAACCGTGTGACCCTCTTCGTCGCGCGCGGCACCCACCGCCCGATGACGGACGGGGAGTTGCGGGACGCCATCGGCCCGGAGATCGACTCGGGGGTAAGGGTGGAGCAGTCCGACCCGGAGGGGGAGCTCCTGGAGCTGGGGCGAACCTCCCGCGGGACGAGGGTGCAGGTGTGCCGGCGCGTGATGGAGCACGAGCGGATCGTCCTCACGGGCACGATCTCCTTCCACTACTTCGCCGGATTCGGCGGCGGACGCAAGGCGCTCGTTCCCGGTTGCGCCGGCCGCGGGACGGCCCACCAGACCCATTTCCGCGTGTTCCGTCCCGACGGCACGGGCAAGGACCCCATGGCGCGCCCCGGAGTCCTCGCGGGGAACCCGGTGCACGAGGACCTGGTCGAGGCGGTGTCGATGGCCTCCCCCGCCTTCCTGGTGAACTCCCTGCTGACCCCGGGGAAGCGGCTCTTCGACCTGGTCGCCGGGCACTGGCAGAAGGCGCACGAGGAAGGGTGCGCGCTGTACGCGAGGCATTTCCGGGTCCGGGTCCAGAAACGGTACCCCCTGGTGATCGCCTCCGCCGGGGGATTCCCGAAGGACATCAACCTCATCCAGGCCCACAAGGCGCTGGACAACGCGTTCCTCGCGACATCGTCCGGCGGCGTACTGATCCTCCTCGCGGAATGTCCGGACGGATTCGGATCCCCGAACTTCTTCCCCTGGTTCCGTTTCCGGGAACCGGACGCGCTGGAGAGGGAGCTGCGGGCGAACTACCAGATCTACGGACAGACCGCCCACGCGCTCCTCGTCAAGACCCGCGCCTGTCGCGTGATCCTCGTCTCCTCCCTTTCGCCCGACGACGTGGAGGCGATGGGGATGGCCCCCGCAACGAACCTCGCGGAGGCGATCCGCGCGGCGAAACGTTTTCTGGGCGAGCTGCCCGTCCCGCTCGTCATCCCGGACGCGGGGTACGTTCTGCCCGATCCCGCGAATTAG